A genomic segment from Aegilops tauschii subsp. strangulata cultivar AL8/78 chromosome 1, Aet v6.0, whole genome shotgun sequence encodes:
- the LOC109756577 gene encoding uncharacterized protein: protein MAGGGNRKGSGAEELRIGSGNVFAALETLKKKKKKKPAVAEKKQAPVVEKPEVFWAPAPLTAKSWADVEDDDDDDYFATTAPLCPVREAQGDDADAGHEDDKEHSALEQEIESEDDSLDDEVDAAAEDEHEAGDAVPSELSVQKAVAPLVPPKETERQLSKELKKKELEELDAVLAELGISHESSNATQDETNDKEGMGQAADGGKKEDASAPLESKTSKKKKAKKDKSSKEAEETLDQNNVVDDAAGAEPDEDVASVDVKERIKKVASMKKKKSSKEMDAAAKIAASEAAARRAKLAAAKKKDKNHYNQQPVR from the exons ATGGCCGGGGGAGGGAACAGGAAAGGGTCTGGCGCCGAGGAGCTGAGGATCGGCAGCGGCAACGTGTTCGCGGCGCTCGAGAcgctcaagaagaagaagaagaagaagccggcggtggcCGAGAAGAAGCAGGCGCCGGTGGTGGAAAAGCCGGAGGTGTTCTGGGCGCCCGCGCCGCTCACGGCCAAGTCCTGGGCCGACGTTGAggacgatgacgatgatgactACTTCGCCACCACCGCGCCGCTGTGCCCCGTCCGGGAGGCCCAGGGGGACGACGCTGATGCCGGCCATGAGGACGACAAGGAGCATTCTGCCCTTGAACAG GAAATTGAGAGTGAAGATGATAGCCTTGATGATGAGGTTGATGCCGCTGCTGAGGATGAACATGAAGCAGGAGATGCTGTCCCTTCTGAGCTGTCTGTTCAGAAAGCTGTAGCTCCACTAGTACCTCCTAAAGAAACGGAAAGACAGCTATCCAAGGAGTTAAAGAAAAAGGAGTTGGAAGAGCTTGATGCTGTATTGGCTGAGTTGGGAATTTCACATGAATCAAGTAATGCTActcaagatgaaacaaatg ACAAGGAAGGTATGGGTCAGGCTGCTGATGGAGGGAAAAAGGAAGATGCATCCGCTCCTCTGGAGAGTAAGACCTCCAAGAAGAAGAAAGCTAAGAAAGACAAGTCCTCAAAGGAGGCAGAAGAAACACTGGATCAGAACAATGTGGTCGACGATGCTGCTGGTGCGGAACCTGATGAAGATGTTGCTTCAGTGGATGTCAAGGAGCGCATAAAGAAGGTAGCATCAATGAAGAAAAAGAAGTCGAGCAAAGAGATGGACGCAGCAGCAAAGATTGCAGCATCTGAGGCGGCCGCTAGGAGAGCAAAGCTTGCGGCAGCAAAGAAGAAAGACAAGAACCACTATAATCAGCAGCCCGTGCGGTGA